The window ACGAGGTGAGGGTAAGGTAGTTGAAAATAGGGGAGGGGGATGTGTgacaaaaatataagtttttaatataaattattttaacacataattactttttttttgggtgAGATTGAGAtctcttaaaaagaaaaacgaatttcaagttttattcgCAACAAGAATGTATATAATAAGCCTATTTCTTTAAACGGGTTGCTTTTGCGGATGCGCATtgcgtttatattttaaattgcacATTAATTCGTtctgatattataaaaatatcaagagGAAATTTTTTGGACGGTATTGGCTTATTTTCTCTTTGGATGTAAAGGAAACTATAATTTGGGTGTTTAGAATCTTAAAAGGGAGAGAGATCAAATTGTTCTTAAGAAATTTCTGGGCTTTTCAATGATTATATCAAGAATTCCTTGTCTTTCgataattggaaatttttctatttgaaatatgcagcattctgataaaaaaatcgaatccaaaaacgtaatttttgagGTTAAAATTGTTACAGAATATTTCCGAGATATCGATGAAGAAtcaagttttcaaaattaaattttaaaaactgaaagatCATTCTTCCTGACCGATACTAAACCTCATTTTTCCAGAATATCAAAATTCCCTGAAATTCCCAGgttttctatttatttcaatagtttGGTATTACTTCGAGTCGACGTTGATTTTATAGTCGACTATTTtcaaagtatttgaaaatattccctTCGAAAACTATAGAAATCTCTATTCGCGTCatattctgataaaaaaaaacattcgttAACATAAATCGAAGCAAAAAATCGGatattttgtgattaaaatcgatgtAGAAAATACATTCGGagatatcgatgaaaaattaGATCTTTAGCATTAAATTCTAAAGAttcaaagtaattattttataatccatGATCGATACCCAAACTTTCTGACTTTTCCAGTATCTCAACATTCCTTGACAggcttttaaagtttttcagGTCAGGATTTCATTCAAACTCGATCAATCAATCTTCAACTTGCGAATATTTCGatttgtaaaattgaaacaGTTCCCCTGATTATTCCCTGACATTTCCTAGTTTTCTAGGTGATCCTGGATTGCCACCCTGGGAAAGAATTTAGGCttattatatatcgaaaaataaatgaattgaaaGCTACCCAATAGAATAAAACTAGAAATTTCgttcgaataaaaattaaatctaaataaattaaagttttgtgaGTGATTTTTTTAGAAAGCTAGTAACAAATggaatttttatgcaaattttcaaaaaaaaatgaaagtaaattaaaaaataattaaaaaataaaaaatgtttttttttttttattgtgtagactgtgttttgtttttggatGGTTCGTTTTTGTTTTTCGCTTTCAACATGCACAACCGCCGTCAGCGTCTTGTACCTCATTTGGTGTGTCTTTCAAAATAACTTCTTGcactaagaaaattaaattaaggaaaataaaaaaaaataataaaataaaataaaataactacagTAAACGAAAACTCAAAATAGAGatcattttggaaaattttgaacaaaaataagggggtattttagtattttatataagaaaatgcTCTGAttatgagaaaaataataatatttattctaaacATATTGAAATTATGAATACCGAAGCCTTCCCGAGAAATCTTGtgccttttctttaatcatcggttcaattaataataataataaaacaaaagagggGTATCGCAAATGGGTCCCTAGCACCTAAACCAAGAGGCTTCTGTGGCCTTCTTGAGAACGACCTCCTACCCGAAGACAAGGCGTCTTCGGGTAGGAGGCGCTATTAAAACCAGATGAAGCTAAAAGGTTTTGTCAAGCCCAAACGCCACACAGGAAGCCCACAGCTTCTACGTCCGGATCTTTTTCAGGATAgatggatccaaggtttcggaccCGAACATTCTGAATCTAACGCCCTACAGATTCCTGCAGGtgcaaataccatgtatggacgtTTCGTTATCCTTCATACAAGCTCTACAACAACAAGAcattaacttcagtttttcacgtactgataacgatttgaaCCTTCGTTTCGGCATTTTTCGAATAAGTATCCTtatgatagtaaagcaaaactaaaactgaaggtcattgacgctcaaaattagttaagtgcgGAATCTCCGAgtagaataagaataattaGTTATCTTAGTTCTCAGGTACAGAGATTAATGCATACAAAATTCACACGGTGTCTCGAGTTATAAAGGtaactatgacgataaaataaaaagaacgaATCTCAGACATAGAGGTTTGCTTCGCCCCACTATCAGAGGTAATTCAATGCCAAAGTGTTGGGACCTCAacatgagttccagttatggaggtttctcacttatccaggtgcCATTTCTCCAAGTTTCACTGAATACTGATTGatttaacgtttacatttgtttttatacagGTTTCATAAGGAATTACGTTCCTAACGGGGATCCCACGAGCGCACTCTTTTTTTTCCGGTGGTTAGATATTGTTTCTACATAAGTGTATCATATCCAAgcttttgtcaaaattttcgtAGCCATTTTCATAATCGTTTActgtgttaaaattaaataaataaaaagtaaatgaaaaattataattaaaaattaaatgaaaattattaggaaaaattttgtaattaagtatgttttgtatattattttttaaaaggatacTGTCTTCTGGTGGTTTATTCTCTGTGGAATCCATACCAGGCAAAGCGGCAGCAACACGTCTAAATAActgtaaaataaacaatcaattagtttcaaaacgttataaaaaaattattagttgaaATCGATCCGAGAAATAGGATTTTTgctgatatctcagaaactttgcatccaatcatcaaatCAATTCGATTTTTTAGATTTCTAGATTAGAATTACTGAATGGATTCAGTTTAATCGACAAATTTGACCCAGAAATTCGAGTTCAATTTTGACGGTGAAATTTCTGAGAAAAGCAATATTTAGGATTGATTTCTAacgttatctcgaaaacgaatCGCCCATTCGttaaatgaatccgatttttgaattatttgggtcaaaattacctaatattctctgttttatcgaaatacaagatgaaatattttcttcgactttttgcaattttcttaaggggtaccccttagaaataaaattcaattttacccaaaaattcaaaaatcgagtttatttgacgattggagAAGTAGTTTGTGAGAAAAAAGGATATCTCGGATCAATTTCCTGTAGCTTGTGTGGCGATTGAAttggtttcataaaattccTAATCATTCCACATTAGCTAGAGTAAATATCgacttttttaacaattttcggAAAACGTGACAAAATCCGTAAAATCTGACATCgtattcgtaatcagcgaccgAAAATACCtactaaatgaaaattttaagtcaaacttattattagaaaaaaaaaaaaaataatttggacaGTTTTTAGGCTACATATGCCTTCCTGGCTGAAGCCGTATGCTCCCCTATGATTAGATTAAGTTAGTTGAAAGTTTCTCCTCAGGGTCCTATAAACAccttacaaaaagttttattaaacttGGTGCTATTTCCTTATCCTGGTCTCATGCAACCCGGCTTATTAACTGTACTATTAAAATACTATCCTTTCATATGAATTATACACACGCATTACTAAAAAGTGATTCGATCACAAGATTTTTTTCATACCTGGCGGCACTGGCATATAAAAATCGATTCTTACTTAAGTAAACTCCAAAAATGCTAAAAATACAGAGTGTACGAGTAATTGAATGTATATACTTACTTGTTTAACGTTGTAGCCAGCTTTAGCACTAGTTTCAATAAACATAACATTTAATTCCTTGGCTTTACGTTCGCCCTCTTCGGTGGCCACTTGTCGTTTATCTGACAGATCAGTTTTGTTACCTACAAGCATAATAATGACGTCCGTACCACGTTCAGTTCGCACATCGTCAATCCATCTGGATGTCTGGTGAAATGAGTTTGCATTTGTGATATCGTACACAACGACCGCAACTGTTGAATCTCTGATGTATGATGGTATCAGTGACCTGAACCGTTCTTGTCCAGCGGTATCCCATAATTGTAATCTAACTGTACGATCTTCCAAATacattgtttttgataaaaaatcgaTACCAATCGTTGCCTAAAAACATAAccttaaattaatcaaatttcatttataaataaagacaattgagcaaaaaaattctatttctatGGACCtttgatttaaatgtacaaatagaaagagagGTAAATAACACTTGGTGTCGTCATAACCTGCAATTGCCATAGAGACTACAAATCAATaattgttttgcaagaaaaagatacaaagaattattttattcaactgctttaaatcttttatctttattattcgattttaattttgatttcagatcttgtcatctattctcgtacatttttaaattttaacttaagtCGAAAAGGCTTTTTCTTAACATTCCtcaattcaaaaatcaattttaaacctTCAAACTCAATTTGAAGAGAGCTATtcgctataaaaaaaaaacggaaaggAGTTTGGGGTTGACACCCCCAAAAAGAATTTCCTTGGCATTAACTCAACTCGCTCCAATTATCAAGTGGAGGCTGTAAAAGTGTGGAAGGCTTtaaaaacatcgaaaaaaatAGTAACAACCCCTTCACTGGGTCTTGGCTTACTTAAACAATTGTTCGCCTTTCTGTTCGGTTCTGGCATAAAGTATGCCAGTTTGTATTATTCAAGTTCAGTGCATTCTTGCCGACTTGATCGACCAATGGGGTTTTCGACCTTTCCCTTTTTCGTATATTCTATCGCATTTAAACCATTTTCAAGGTTGGTATCATCTTGGAATTACATCTCATTCGAATGACAGGGGAGTCCTCAATACCTCGAAAATCGTATTCTAGGGTTTATAAAATGGATTTATAACATACTCCAACCCTCCTTGTTGACCTTCGATAACGTGAAAATGAATTACAATAGGAGTTAGGACCACAATTAGATCCTTAGCAAAGGTCTAAGGGTTTCATATGTATTTCTTGATAACATCTTGCCACCTGAAAGCCTGGACACGTCTCAATGAAAAGGGCTGATAACGCAGCAAGCAAAGGCTACGCAAAAAGGCCACAGTATCACTTCCGGGATTGCTTCCAGAATGGGTGGATCCAAAGCGGTGAGAGATTGTCTGAGATACCAAATTTCAACCGGTAATGTCCTGTCAAAAGACCTAATATTGTTCTTAAGCTCTATCGAAATCAATTTTGATTCGAACACAGACAAATGACTTAGATGCGGTTATGAACCTATCGAATGCCCTTTTTGAAATTCCACTAATCAATGTTTCCTTGAAATGGCCACTTTGTGATTCGGTTAAATTCGATAGAACTTTAGTTTACGAAGCAAATTACACCCGAAAGTCGAGACGATCTAgcgttatctcgaaaactgcTAGTCCAAtccttaaataaataagatttttttgatttatgagTCAAGATATTTCGGAAATATCTTGaaaagaaaccattaaaaacCTATAATATAGCCAGTGACGGATTGATAAATTTGTACGAGAAGGGGACTATAAGAGGTGCCTAGTTGAGTTACGAAGACTAAGACTAAAAAAAGACCACGGTGCAGTAGGAACCCCGGAGACTTGCATTACCTAGGGGTTTCGACCAGAGTTAATGCGGCACTGAATAGGGCCGAAATTTTCGTAGAATAAACATTCAAAGGCTTTAGAAAGCTTAAAAACATTCCCTAAAATATACACAATTAATTACGTTTACTTGAACtttctattacaaaaaataaattaacttttgaaGCTCACGGTAAGTTTTATCTTGGATCAAAAACATTGTCAAAGCCCCCCCCTCTTAAATTGTCCATTTATTGTTACGTCAATGGTATGTAGGAGTTATCAAATTAATAACTATTTCAATAGATTTGTCATCATAAGTTTTTTGATATCGAtgactaaattaattaaaatttcaaagttatgtgaaagtaattatttacaaaaattcgcattcaaaaaaaaatctaattaatacaaaaaaattgtataaattaaaatattaaaatgagaaaagattttgtttgataattgGAAACCGGTGTGAGAAAAATTACTCATGCTCacagtctttaaaaaaaaaaaagaaaattaacattaatttactTACTTGATACGTGTTATCAAAACTGTCATACATGAATCTAGTAATTAATGAAGTTTTCCcaactgaaaattaaataaagaaaaatgttaattaaaaatttaaaaaaatatttattttatttgacacaTCTCAGTTTTTAGAAAGGCGGGCGGGGGTAATCTTATTGATTTCT is drawn from Chrysoperla carnea chromosome X, inChrCarn1.1, whole genome shotgun sequence and contains these coding sequences:
- the LOC123302778 gene encoding ras-related protein Rab6 isoform X2; translation: MSSSGDFGNPLRKFKLVFLGEQSVGKTSLITRFMYDSFDNTYQATIGIDFLSKTMYLEDRTVRLQLWDTAGQERFRSLIPSYIRDSTVAVVVYDITNANSFHQTSRWIDDVRTERGTDVIIMLVGNKTDLSDKRQVATEEGERKAKELNVMFIETSAKAGYNVKQLFRRVAAALPGMDSTENKPPEDMQEVILKDTPNEVQDADGGCAC
- the LOC123302778 gene encoding ras-related protein Rab6 isoform X1 codes for the protein MSSSGDFGNPLRKFKLVFLGEQSVGKTSLITRFMYDSFDNTYQATIGIDFLSKTMYLEDRTVRLQLWDTAGQERFRSLIPSYIRDSTVAVVVYDITNANSFHQTSRWIDDVRTERGTDVIIMLVGNKTDLSDKRQVATEEGERKAKELNVMFIETSAKAGYNVKQLFRRVAAALPGMDSTENKPPEDTVDLQTQTPLQNDNSDGDGTFYSLLYYSCQNSCFFWRLCFQSINRLDFYCKILVNMYMSEVDCQISRFTKQFRKIWIPSS